A genome region from Cyprinus carpio isolate SPL01 chromosome B23, ASM1834038v1, whole genome shotgun sequence includes the following:
- the LOC109060499 gene encoding L-rhamnose-binding lectin CSL1-like — protein MLVQKLSWIILLLFLCQHEAKRTLICEGGSAFLSCDLGFIKVLEANYGRTDYTTCVSGRPANEISNKHCFQETSLHTMSARCDGRKSCSVPAVNSVFSDPCRGTFKYLDVSYDCIPAKRSVTCENTQSVIVCDTGVISVYHANYGRRDLVTCPHKLAKSPHCYSPQTRSLRSRCNGRKSCQLNASNSVYTDPCNGVIKYLEVMYSCYFLVFKHINMLPQNLNLISLLILLCRQGVDTKRYFSCEGGSVPLSCDWGYIKVITANYGRTDHTTCSTGRSFHQLSNVDCFQETSITVMSKRCDGRKSCSVPALNSVFSDPCVGTHKYLDVSYLCLPFRKSVTCEGSQSLIDCGNGVIWIHHANYGRRDLVTCPHKLATSPDCYSPQTRSLRSSCNGKKSCQLNASNASFRSDPCPDVHKYLEVMYSCI, from the exons ATGCTGGTGCAAAAGCTAAGCTGGATCATTT TGTTGCTGTTTCTTTGTCAACATG AAGCAAAAAGAACATTGATCTGTGAAGGAGGATCTGCTTTCCTCAGCTGTG ATTTGGGATTCATAAAGGTCCTTGAAGCCAACTACGGGAGGACTGATTACACAACATGCGTTAGTGGGAGACCAGCTAATGAGATCTCAAATAAGCACTGTTTTCAAGAAACATCCCTCCATACAATGTCTGCTCG GTGTGATGGAAGAAAGAGCTGTTCTGTTCCTGCAGTGAACTCAGTTTTCTCTGATCCTTGTCGTGGGACTTTTAAATACCTGGATGTATCTTATGACTGTATTCCAGCAA AAAGAAGTGTAACCTGTGAAAATACCCAAAGCGTCATTGTCTGTG ataCTGGTGTTATTTCTGTTTATCATGCCAATTACGGACGGCGGGATCTTGTAACCTGCCCTCATAAATTAGCAAAATCACCACACTGTTACTCTCCTCAGACCCGCAGCCTGCGTTCCAG gTGCAATGGGAGGAAGTCTTGTCAACTAAATGCTTCAAATTCTGTCTACACCGATCCATGTAATGGTGTTATTAAGTATCTGGAAGTGATGTACagct GTTACTTCCTTGTGTTCAAACATATCAACATGCTGCCACAAAATCTAAACTTGATCTCCT TGCTAATTTTACTGTGTCGACAAG GTGTtgacacaaaaagatatttttcgTGTGAAGGTGGCTCTGTTCCACTCAGCTGTG ATTGGGGATACATAAAGGTGATTACAGCCAACTATGGGCGAACCGATCACACAACATGCTCCACTGGAAGATCATTTCATCAGCTCTCAAACGTTGACTGCTTCCAAGAGACATCCATCACTGTGATGTCCAAACG aTGTGATGGAAGAAAGAGCTGTTCTGTTCCTGCACTGAACTCTGTTTTCTCTGACCCTTGTGTTGGGACTCATAAATACCTGGATGTCTCCTATTTGTGTCTCCCATTTA GAAAAAGTGTCACGTGTGAAGGCAGCCAAAGTCTCATTGACTGTG GTAATGGTGTGATTTGGATTCATCATGCCAATTACGGACGGCGGGATCTTGTAACTTGTCCTCATAAATTAGCAACATCACCAGACTGTTACTCTCCTCAGACCCGCAGCCTGCGTTCCAG CTGCAATGGGAAGAAGTCTTGTCAATTAAATGCCTCAAATGCTTCATTCCGCTCTGATCCATGTCCGGATGTCCATAAATACTTAGAAGTGATGTACAGCTGCATATAA
- the LOC122141827 gene encoding mucin-1-like → MRMAVRRMNELWKTMGLALMFGFLLLHSCQGETTSLTAPPTSSPTATPKASPTASTTASPTASTTASPTESPTATPTATLTASQTTSPTTADPTRSATYSTSGPALEKTTVSSQPATRLNPTTSQSTSVTEQSTTIDPMTNHVKETGKLMTGNNSVPNQSSKITNKDSGSSPAVFVSVLVIGLLLAAITVGIYYFKCHRRNNARGMKLAEESYMADEENQGNTLVSVDPLNQPEPQEKPSLNGESQEAVKAQNPPAATNGHSTTKTADTEL, encoded by the exons GTTGTCAGGGAGAGACTACAAGCCTGACAGCACCCCCGACATCATCCCCAACAGCAACCCCGAAAGCATCCCCAACAGCATCCACAACAGCATCCCCAACAGCATCCACGACAGCATCCCCGACAGAATCCCCAACAGCAACCCCGACAGCAACCCTGACAGCATCCCAGACAACATCCCCGACAACTGCAGATCCAACACGTTCAGCAACATACTCAACTTCTGGGCCTGCTCTTGAAAAAACAACTGTCTCCAGCCAACCAG CAACTCGATTAAATCCCACTACCAGCCAGTCTACATCTGTAACAGAACAATCAACAACCATAGACCCAATGACCAATCATGTAAAGGAGACAGGAAAATTAATGACGGGGAACAATTCAGTCCCAAATCAAAGTTCCAAAATTACAAAT AAAGACTCTGGATCTTCTCCtgctgtttttgtgtctgtgttggtGATCGGCTTACTGCTTGCTGCTATAACAGTCGGCATATACTACTTTAAGTGCCATCGGCGAAACAACGCCAGAGGCATGAAACTG gCTGAGGAGTCATACATGGCTGACGAGGAGAATCAGGGCAACACTCTGGTGTCTGTGGACCCTCTAAACCAACCTGAGCCCCAGGAGAAGCCCAGTCTTAACGGAGAGTCTCAAGAGGCAGTTAAGGCCCAAAATCCTCCTGCTGCCACCAACGGCCACTCTACCACCAAAACAGCAGACACTGAGCTGTGA